Proteins encoded together in one Scheffersomyces stipitis CBS 6054 chromosome 5, complete sequence window:
- a CDS encoding predicted protein, with the protein MHVAGRRVHPRRFTLVILLVGILFFLYLFFSSDSDLAEDDEYENDDIIKSVHNRHRFAGKGKCPDYVEYSQKPHPPFTQGKYNFPFMRPSLECRTFTSKAVEYLISDLKSKVNSVDLGRLIENCLPNTLDTTILWHKSSLTNLNAARRQDYPQTFVVTGDIHAEWLRDAARQLSTYQPLIKYDPELREMIKGAISTQAFYVINSPYCNAFHPPPGSGVKRGNTAMDYVFPHPDWRQVFECKYELDSLASFLTLSNDFYENSDGDISFVNHYWLRALEKLLIVFKRESQPSFDEETGAAIRFYYAFKRQTDIGTETLPLGGVGNPVNYGTGLIRSAFRPSDDASILQFFIPANIHALTELQRLRKNFLNEDVITDKDISVLIETVDHFIDSLTKGIEKYGIVEHPKFGKVYAYEVDGYGSAVFMDDANIPSLLSIPDMGFKPRDDPIYQNTRKMILSKSGNPYYLKGRYFEGIGGPHIGIHNAWPMSLLMRIRTSDDDEEIMENLKAVMDTTAGLGLIHESVNVNSAYGREYTRSWFAWCNSEFGKTILHLAKHKPYLIFKEEFQSEAYKIDEVLAPLLSNVPKIDKDPSDNQKHVEGEPRNDE; encoded by the coding sequence ATGCACGTTgctggaagaagagttcaTCCCAGACGGTTTACTCTAGTAATATTACTAGTCGggatactcttctttttgtatttattcttttcactGGATAGCGACTTAGCTGAAGACgatgaatatgaaaatgatgatattATCAAGCTGGTTCACAACCGACACCGTTTTGCGGGTAAGGGTAAATGCCCCGATTACGTAGAATACTCACAGAAGCCACATCCTCCATTCACACAAGGAAAGTATAATTTCCCTTTCATGCGGCCATCGCTTGAGTGTCGAACTTTTACTTCGAAGGCTGTAGAATACTTGATTCTGGATTTGAAATCCAAAGTGAATTCTGTGGACTTGGGCCGTTTGATTGAAAACTGTTTGCCCAACACGTTGGATACCACCATCTTGTGGCACAAATCGTCATTGACCAATCTCAATGCTGCCAGAAGACAGGATTACCCGCAAACATTTGTAGTTACTGGTGATATCCACGCCGAATGGTTGAGGGATGCAGCCAGACAGTTGTCGACATACCAGCCTTTGATCAAATATGATCCAGAATTACGTGAGATGATTAAGGGAGCCATCAGCACCCAGGCTTTCTATGTCATCAACTCACCATATTGTAATGCTTTTCATCCTCCTCCAGGCTCTGGTGTAAAGCGAGGAAATACAGCTATGGACTACGTATTTCCACACCCGGACTGGAGGCAAGTATTTGAGTGTAAATACGAGTTGGACTCATTGGCATCGTTTTTGACATTGAGTAACGATTTCTATGAGAATTCAGATGGCGATATTTCTTTCGTTAACCACTACTGGTTGAGAGCGTTGGAAAAGTTGCTAATAGTATTCAAACGAGAATCCCAACCATCatttgacgaagaaactGGTGCTGCCATCAGATTCTACTATGCCTTCAAGAGGCAAACAGACATTGGAACTGAAACGTTGCCCTTGGGAGGTGTAGGAAATCCTGTCAACTATGGCACTGGTCTCATACGAAGTGCTTTCAGACCCAGTGACGATGCATCGATTCTCCAGTTCTTTATTCCAGCGAACATACATGCGCTCACGGAGTTGCAAAGACTTCGtaagaacttcttgaatgaAGATGTTATCACGGATAAAGATATTTCTGTCTTGATAGAGACGGTGGACCATTTCATTGACAGCTTGACAAAGggaattgaaaagtatGGAATTGTAGAGCATCCAAAATTCGGAAAAGTGTACGCTTATGAAGTAGACGGATATGGTAGTGCTGTTTTCATGGACGACGCCAATATTCCTTCGTTGTTGTCGATTCCAGATATGGGCTTTAAACCAAGAGATGACCCAATCTACCAGAATACAAGAAAgatgattcttctgaaatcTGGAAATCCTTACTACTTGAAGGGAAGATACTTTGAAGGTATTGGAGGTCCTCATATCGGTATTCACAATGCCTGGCCAATGTCACTTCTAATGAGAATTAGAACTTCAGACGATGACGAGGAGATCATGGAGAACCTCAAGGCTGTCATGGATACCACTGCTGGTTTAGGTTTGATTCACGAAAGTGTGAATGTCAATTCTGCCTACGGTAGAGAGTATACCAGGTCATGGTTTGCCTGGTGCAACTCTGAGTTCGGAAAGACCATCTTGCATTTGGCCAAGCACAAACCATACCTAATTTTCAAGGAAGAGTTCCAGTCTGAGGCATACAAGATCGATGAGGTATTGGCTCCTTTGTTATCAAATGTACCAAAAATTGATAAAGATCCATCCGACAACCAAAAACATGTCGAGGGTGAACCTCGAAATGATGAATAG
- a CDS encoding predicted protein (go_function ATP binding; molecular function unknown), protein MAPSTVICIGMAGSGKTTFMQRLNSHLHAKKTPPYVINLDPAVLKVPFGANIDIRDSVKYKKVMEEYNLGPNGAIVTSLNLFSTKIDQVIKLVEKRSESVQNVIIDTPGQIECFIWSASGAIITEAFASTFPTVVAYIVDTPRNSSPTTFISNMLYACSILYKTKLPMIIVFNKTDVKKADFAKEWMSDFEAFQSALKNDQELNGEDGTSSGYMSSLVNSMSLMLEEFYSQLDVVGVSSYTGEGFDEFLSAVDNKVDEYNEYYKAERDRILKKKEEDEKKRQAKSLNKLMKDMDLKDKQNKDTEVLSDYEDEEDDNNGEVVRDEDEPEREYTFPEDRNSEVNEHTDADLQARYQAAFDQTSKSASTDTAEKIAAYIRR, encoded by the coding sequence ATGGCTCCTTCAACAGTTATATGTATCGGCATGGCCGGTTCTGGAAAGACGACGTTCATGCAGAGATTGAACTCACACTTGCACGCTAAAAAAACGCCTCCTTATGTAATCAATCTCGATCCAGCTGTTCTAAAAGTTCCTTTTGGAGCTAATATCGATATCAGAGACTCGgtcaagtacaagaaggTCATGGAAGAATACAATTTGGGACCCAATGGAGCAATTGTAACCTCGCTCAATTTGTTTTCCACTAAGATCGACCAGGTTATCAAGCTTGTAGAAAAAAGACTGGAGTCGGTTCAGAATGTCATCATCGATACTCCTGGACAGATAGAGTGTTTCATATGGTCTGCTAGTGGGGCCATCATTACTGAAGCCTTTGCTTCAACCTTCCCAACTGTAGTTGCTTATATTGTAGATACACCAAGAAACTCGTCGCCTACCACtttcatttccaacatgTTGTACGcttgttcaattctctACAAAACCAAATTGCCAATGATTattgtcttcaacaagacGGATGTTAAGAAAGCTGACTTCGCTAAGGAGTGGATGCTGGACTTTGAGGCTTTTCAGAGTGCTTTAAAGAATGACCAGGAATTGAACGGAGAAGATGGTACTTCATCTGGCTACATGAGCTCGTTGGTTAACTCGATGTCGCTTATGCTTGAAGAGTTCTACTCGCAGTTAGATGTAGTAGGTGTAAGTTCGTATACTGGGGAAGGCTTTGACGAATTTTTGTCTGCTGTAGACAACAAGGTAGATGAATACAATGAATACTACAAGGCCGAAAGAGAcagaatattgaagaagaaagaggaagacgaaaagaagagacaggccaagtccttgaacaagttgatgaaagaTATGGACTTGAAAGACAAACAGAATAAGGATACTGAGGTGTTGTCTGATTAcgaggacgaagaagatgacaacAACGGTGAAGTAGTCAGGGATGAAGACGAAccagaaagagaatacACCTTTCCAGAAGACAGAAACTCTGAAGTCAACGAACATACTGATGCTGACTTACAGGCTCGTTATCAAGCAGCTTTTGATCAGACATCGAAGTCTGCTTCTACTGATACTGCGGAAAAAATCGCAGCTTATATCAGAAGATGA
- the YKU7 gene encoding conserved hypothetical transmembrane protein (similar to YKU7_YEAST function unknown), producing the protein MNMAKGNMMNFIPQTIIMAWVNYFFAGFVVMKLPFPLTDGFKSMLQNGIATPDLNVRYVSSISWYFVNLFGLRPVYSLLMGDSSAVDAIMNQQSQQSAMPNIGGPGGPKADKLFKAEAENIQILTHESIFDGIVDRVIESYN; encoded by the coding sequence ATGAATATGGCAAAAGGTAACATGATGAACTTCATTCCTCAGACGATTATCATGGCATGGGTCAACTACTTTTTTGCTGGTTTTGTGGTCATGAAACTTCCTTTTCCATTAACAGATGGGTTCAAGAGCATGTTGCAGAACGGGATCGCCACGCCAGATTTGAATGTCAGATACGTGTCGTCGATCTCATGGTATTTCGTCAACTTATTCGGGTTGAGACCAGTTTATTCTTTGTTAATGGGTGATTCTAGTGCTGTTGATGCGATTATGAACCAACAATCACAGCAGCTGGCCATGCCTAATATCGGAGGCCCTGGTGGTCCTAAAGCCGATAAGCTCTTCAAGGCTGAGGCTGAGAATATCCAGATCTTGACCCATGAGTCTATTTTTGATGGAATCGTTGATAGAGTTATTGAATCGTATAATTAG
- the COX20 gene encoding COX: cytochrome oxidase, 20 (20th gene involved in cytochrome oxidase activity), whose translation MGWFGGSSTPSKLSVVSEVPSEPATQQYLEDLPPKFEDKEPVSRREPTLIDAAKQIKLSDFSVERFIGMPCFREAMITGFQAMGVLGTVTFLIHKNVSRSLNWSVCGFFLGNVVGWEQCRSIRRRSFQMMEKAKQAKEERNAKSWEKHVKEEDEQYQKFQEFNSKK comes from the coding sequence ATGGGCTGGTTTGGTGGCAGCAGTACGCCTCTGAAGCTTTCCGTAGTTTCGGAAGTTCCATCAGAGCCTGCAACCCAACAGTATCTTGAGGATCTTCCTCCcaaatttgaagacaaagagCCTGTTTCCAGACGAGAGCCTACATTGATAGATGCAGCCAAGCAGATCAAGTTATCTGATTTCAGTGTTGAAAGATTCATAGGGATGCCATGTTTTCGTGAAGCCATGATCACGGGATTTCAGGCAATGGGAGTTTTAGGAACGGTGACGTTTTTGATTCATAAGAATGTCAGTCGTTCGTTGAACTGGTCTGTTTGTGGTTTCTTTTTGGGCAATGTTGTAGGTTGGGAACAGTGTCGTTCTATTAGGAGAAGGTCGTTCCAGATGATGGAAAAGGCAAAGCAAGcaaaggaagaaagaaatgCAAAGAGCTGGGAGAAGCAcgtcaaggaagaagacgaacaatatcaaaaattCCAAGAGTTCAATCTGAAGAAATAA
- the PEX1 gene encoding AAA ATPase, peroxisomal biogenesis (go_function ATP binding), protein MEGHRGSIKFRPIKSNLVNLPANLSNLLYTANIQIQDVIIEIVSNATKKKSYAGWTGMSSAVVQTVEIDPVFAGALGLKDDEKITLNLKIGNFEAGNINLEPVTSSDWELVELHAQAIEDTLLSQTRCVSVGQILVVYPNQTTSAKLVVVDIGSKDHVYAKISPYCEIAIAPKVREKKETVKSSKNLSSSKSNGAASREDYSSMPVALKRGISLPHNLFSDTQNRGYEVYANLSEFNPTVVSDYVAISVIPGPNDKLSKAAPQSTDDSDNRVASLRENKRVIARLVDFPSSPANNVGLSTKLAIALNIEGQIGNIIAIKPAVKNLPKRPTTFIVHPYITQTKKSGEISINTTEKSELQTRAKSLSEYLYNEGAIYSSSATNYTKIPIIPKLLPNGGLLKFRKNDDINAWIKPYNIESKKPIKIELGEELLRAGSFVQQDQKEEELEVIGLDGVIDEIIESFTTSKNTGTLVYGNSGSGKSLVLKLASRKIAAEHGFYTKYVSCDSLMNESFNSLSKNHIFKWLQQCSWNKPSLLILDNVDKILSVEREHLDASKSNQLTEYLISNLEKIHNQHNSNLSILLSASSKEAINKLLMQCHLIENFHHLSPPDKALRLDILDNYIVNKLGCKIDFDLMDLVTETEGYLPNDLKILSDRIYHEVLFSSQDPSAELTVTKQHIEKSIQGYTPSNLRGVKLQKSTISWSDIGGLKEAKNILLETLEWPTKYAPIFANCPLRLRSGILLYGYPGCGKTLLASAIAGQCGLNFISIKGPEILNKYIGASEQSVRELFERAQAAKPCILFFDEFDSIAPKRGHDSTGVTDRVVNQMLTQMDGAEGLDGVYVLAATSRPDLIDSALLRPGRLDKSVICDMPDYDDRLDILKSITDKMDLADDVNLEEIAEKTSGFSGADMQGLGYNAYLKGVHVKLAKLEQENSEPIKSSDNQDTIEFFQVNSEKLKNAKLRPADRIKLLNQIQQLFTKEEQNEAASSKKAQDDSKVYITHENFRESLVETKPSISYSEKRKLERIYSQFVSARDGNMPDGSASNEIGGRTTLM, encoded by the coding sequence ATGGAGGGCCATCGTGGAAGTATCAAGTTTAGGCCAATTAAGTCCAACTTGGTCAATCTTCCGGCCAATTTGTCCAATTTGCTCTACACTGCTAATATCCAAATTCAGGATGTCATCATAGAAATCGTATCCAATgctacaaagaagaagctgtaTGCTGGCTGGACTGGTATGCTGTCTGCTGTTGTCCAGACTGTTGAGATCGACCCTGTTTTTGCAGGAGCTCTTGGCTTGAAGGACGACGAGAAAATCACCctcaacttgaagatcgGCAACTTTGAAGCAGGTAACATCAACTTGGAGCCGGTAACGAGTTCTGATTGGGAACTTGTAGAGCTTCATGCTCAGGCCATAGAAGACACATTATTGCTGCAAACTAGATGTGTTTCTGTGGGCCAGATTTTGGTCGTGTATCCTAATCAGACGACTTCAGCAAAGTTGGTAGTTGTCGATATCGGTTCTAAGGACCATGTATACGCTAAGATTTCGCCTTATTGTGAGATAGCGATTGCTCCAAAAGtaagagaaaagaaagaaaccgTAAAATCGCTGAAGAATTTGAGTAGCTCTAAGTCGAATGGAGCTGCATCTCGTGAAGACTACTCTTCTATGCCTGTAGCTCTCAAGAGGGGAATTTCTCTTCCTCATAACTTGTTTTCTGATACTCAAAATAGGGGCTACGAAGTGTATGCCAATCTCAGTGAATTTAACCCGACTGTTGTCAGCGACTATGTTGCTATCTCGGTTATTCCTGGTCCTAACGATAAGCTACTGAAAGCCGCTCCTCAGAGTACAGACGATTCTGATAACCGAGTAGCTTCTTTGAGAGAGAATAAGCGCGTCATAGCTCGCCTAGTTGACTTTCCATCCAGTCCCGCCAATAACGTGGGACTTTCAACCAAGTTGGCCATAGCCTTGAACATCGAGGGCCAGATTGGAAACATCATAGCCATAAAGCCTGCTGTAAAAAATCTTCCCAAAAGACCTACTACTTTCATTGTACATCCATATATTACACAAACGAAGAAATCAGGAGAAATAAGCATCAACACGACAGAGAAACTGGAGTTGCAAACTAGGGCAAAGCTGTTGTCAGAGTACTTGTATAACGAAGGAGCTATTTATAGTTCTTCTGCAACGAACTACACCAAGATCCCCATAATTCCCAAGCTATTACCCAATGGTGGGCTCTTAAAGTTCAGAAAAAATGACGACATCAATGCCTGGATCAAACCATATAACATCGAATCCAAGAAGCCTatcaaaattgaacttggtGAAGAGTTGTTGCGTGCTGGTAGTTTTGTCCAACAAGaccagaaggaagaagagctAGAAGTAATTGGCTTAGATGGAGTCATAGACGAAATTATCGAGTCTTTTACCACATCTAAGAATACAGGAACCTTGGTTTATGGTAACTCTGGCAGTGGAAAATCACTTGTGCTCAAGTTGGCGAGCAGGAAGATTGCGGCCGAACATGGGTTCTATACGAAATACGTCTCTTGTGATTCGCTTATGAATGAGAGCTTCAATCTGTTATCCAAAAACCACATTTTCAAGTGGTTGCAACAATGCTCGTGGAATAAGCCTTCGTTGTTAATCTTGGACAATGTAGACAAGATTCTCAGTGTTGAAAGGGAACACTTGGACGCTTCCAAGTCTAATCAACTAACCGAATACTTGATTTCCAACTTAGAAAAGATTCACAATCAGCATAACAGTAATTTGTCGATATTactttctgcttcttcaaaggaAGCCATCAATAAATTATTGATGCAATGTCATCTTATAGAAAACTTCCACCACTTGAGCCCCCCCGACAAGGCACTCAGATTAGATATCCTAGACAACTACATTGTCAACAAGCTTGGATGTAAGATCGACTTTGATCTAATGGACTTGGTAACCGAAACCGAAGGCTACTTGCCCAACGAtctcaagatcttgagTGACAGAATCTACCATGAAGTACTTTTTTCTTCTCAAGATCCTTCGGCAGAGTTGACGGTGACTAAACAGCACATTGAAAAGTCTATCCAAGGATATACTCCTTCCAATTTGCGTGGTGTCAAGTTACAGAAATCGACTATTAGCTGGTCTGATATTGGAGGCTTGAAAGAGGCTAAGAACATCTTGTTGGAGACTCTTGAATGGCCAACAAAGTATGCGCCAATCTTTGCTAACTGTCCGTTACGTTTACGTTCTGGTATCTTACTCTATGGCTATCCTGGTTGCGGTAAGACCTTACTTGCTAGTGCCATTGCTGGTCAGTGTGGGTTgaatttcatttccattAAAGGTCCAGAAATCTTGAATAAGTATATTGGTGCTTCAGAACAGTCTGTTCGTGAGCTCTTTGAACGAGCACAGGCTGCAAAGCCATGtattttgttctttgaCGAATTCGACTCTATTGCACCCAAGAGAGGCCACGATTCTACTGGTGTTACCGATAGAGTTGTTAACCAGATGTTGACTCAGATGGATGGTGCTGAAGGTCTCGATGGTGTTTACGTCTTGGCCGCGACTTCCAGACCGGACTTGATCGATTCTGCGTTGTTAAGACCTGGTAGATTGGACAAAAGTGTCATTTGTGACATGCCGGACTACGACGACAGATtggatatcttgaagagtaTTACTGATAAAATGGACTTGGCTGACgatgtcaatttggaagaaatcgcTGAGAAGACTTCAGGCTTTTCAGGTGCTGATATGCAAGGTTTGGGGTACAACGCCTACTTGAAGGGTGTCCACGTtaagttggccaagttggaaCAGGAAAACAGTGAACCTATCAAGTCTTCTGACAATCAGGACACAATAGAGTTTTTCCAAGTAAACTCTGAGAAGTTAAAGAATGCTAAGTTGAGACCAGCTGATCGAATCAAGCTCTTGAACCAGATACAGCAATTGTtcacaaaagaagaacaaaatgaagctgcttcttcaaagaaggcTCAGGACGATTCAAAAGTCTATATAACTCATGAGAATTTCAGAGAATCGTTAGTAGAAACAAAACCCTCGATTTCGTATTctgaaaagagaaagctTGAACGAATCTATAGTCAGTTTGTCTCTGCTCGAGATGGCAATATGCCCGATGGCAGCGCCAGTAACGAAATCGGAGGACGAACCACTTTAATGTGA
- the DPP1 gene encoding diacylglycerol pyrophosphate phosphatase, protein MSIQETLYDIVNYFHKDKTLNRLTGSLNPKSFFFKWRITDIFTLIILGVIYVVTYNDKPFERQFYVNDITISHPFAEKERVSGSQLFLYALWFPLTLLVSVSLVITRPKYKMYVMYTSVIGLLLSVATTSVFTDIIKNQIGRHRPDFLARCVPKDGTPKNVLVYAKDVCTTDNMSRLYDGFRTTPSGHSSLSFAGLSYSSLWLAGQLVAGNDSVGSWRTIISFIPTLGAAFIALSRTQDYRHHFVDVFIGSLIGLVAAFWSYYRLFPSLKNRKSYYPIFTLKEQQDELTEENRSRSNHLQPTHSDVSYSVISDTV, encoded by the coding sequence ATGTCGATCCAAGAAACATTGTATGATATCGTCAATTATTTCCACAAGGATAAGACTTTGAACAGGTTGACTGGGAGTTTGAATCcaaagtctttcttcttcaaatggaGAATCACAGATATCTTTACATTAATAATTTTGGGAGTTATTTATGTAGTGACATACAATGACAAACCTTTCGAAAGGCAGTTTTATGTCAACGACATCACCATAAGTCATCCCTTTGCCGAGAAGGAAAGAGTGTCAGGCAGCCAGTTGTTCTTGTATGCCTTGTGGTTTCCGCTTACATTGTTGGTTTCTGTTTCCTTGGTGATAACCAGACCCAAATACAAGATGTACGTGATGTATACGTCTGTGATTGGTCTTTTGCTTTCGGTAGCAACAACTAGTGTGTTCACGGATATCATCAAAAATCAAATTGGTAGACACAGACCAGATTTTTTAGCTAGATGTGTACCTAAAGACGGCACGCCTAAGAACGTTTTAGTGTATGCAAAAGATGTTTGCACCACCGACAACATGAGCCGTTTATACGACGGATTCAGAACAACCCCTTCTGGCCACTCGTCACTCAGTTTTGCTGGGCTCTCGTATAGTTCCCTTTGGTTGGCTGGTCAGTTGGTGGCTGGGAATGATTCTGTAGGAAGCTGGAGAACAATAATTAGTTTCATTCCTACTTTAGGTGCAGCTTTCATAGCATTGAGTAGAACACAGGACTACAGACATcattttgttgatgtttttATCGGTAGTTTGATCGGATTAGTGGCTGCATTCTGGTCCTACTACCGGTTGTTCCCTTCGTTaaagaacagaaagagTTACTATCCTATTTTCACCCTCAAAGAACAGCAAGATGAACTCACGGAAGAAAACAGATCAAGATCAAATCATCTCCAGCCAACCCACAGCGATGTCTCATATAGTGTAATTAGCGATACTGTGTGA